A region of the Candidatus Dadabacteria bacterium genome:
GAAGCGGGGAGGTCAGCAGCCCGGTTCTGGTGGTCGCCCCGATGAGCGTGAACGGCTCAAGGGTTATCTTCATTGAACGGGCGGACGGGCCCTCGCCCATGAGAAGGTCTATGCTGAAATCCTCCATTGCGGAGTAAAGATATTCCTCAACTATCCTGTTGGTGCGGTGGATTTCGTCTATGAAAAGAACATCCCCCGCGCCGAGGCCGGTCAGCATGGCGGCAAGGTCTCCCGTTCTCTCAAGCACGGGGCCCGATGTCTGGTGAAGCTCCGCCCCCAGTTCCGCCGCAACTATGCGGGCGAGAGTCGTTTTGCCAAGCCCCGGAGGGCCGCAGAGAAGAAGATGGTCCGCCGCCGCCTTTCTCTTTTTTGCCGCGCCGATGAAAACGGCCACTTTTTCCTTGCTCTTTTCCTGCCCCAGAAAATCACCCAGTTTCTCCGGGCGCAACCTCTCCTCGCCCGCCCTTTCAGACGCCTCGGCCTCCGGGCTAACCGCCCTGTTTTCCGTCTCCCCGCTCATTTCCTCATCACCCTGAGCGCGCTCTTTACCGCCTCCTCAAAACTCCCCGCCTCCTTCGCCTCCTCCTCAATCTCCCTTTGCGCGCCCCTTATCTCCGCGGCGGTAAAGCCGTAGTTTCTCAGGACGGAAAAAACGGCCTCGGCGTCATCACCGGTTTCGCCGGTCTGGGGGCCCGGAGGCGGCAGAACCTTGCCCTTGAGCTCGTTCATTAACGCCGCCGCCCTCTTCGGGCCGAGGCCGGTGATCTTTCTCCTGTCAAGGTCGCCCTTGCGCACGGCTTCGGCAAGCCGCTCCGCGGATATGCACGACAGAATCTTCAGCGCGGCCCGAGGCCCCACGCCTGAAACGCCGAGCAGTTTTTCAAAAATCTCCTTCTCATACCCGGATGAAAATCCGAACAGCTCAAGCGCGCCCTCCCTCGCGTTCACCGAAAGATGGGTGTGAATGTGAAGCACGGCCTCTTTGCCCTCGCCGGGCATTTCCTCAAACGCGCGGGCGGACGGCACAAACCCGTAGCCGACCCCGCCTGCTTCAATTACCGCCGAGCCGGGAGACTTTTTAACAACCTTTCCTTTCAGCAGGGAAATCATCGGGCGAGAAACGCCTCCTTTGCCTCCGTCCGGCGGAAAAACCCGGTATTTTCTCCGCCGCGTCCGCATTGTTGATGTGGCAAATTGCCACCGCTATGGCGTCCGACTCGTCCGGGGAGGCAAACTCGCGCTTTCCCGTCATAATGGAGACCATCTTTTTAACCTCGTCTTTTGTCGCCCGCCCGTTGCCCGTTACCGATTTTTTAACCCCCGTGGACGAGTATTCGTGCGCCTCTATGGAGGCCGTCCCGGCGGCGGCAAGCGCCGTTCCGCGCGCCTGCCCCAGATGGATGGCGGATTTGGAATTCTTCGCCATGAACACCTTTTCAATTGACATGCAGGAGGGGGAAAACGTCCGGATCTTCAGGGAGATGCCGACGCTTATCTCGCTTAAACGCTCCGACACCGGAAGCGAGCGTTTGGGGCGTATCGCGCCGCTTTCCACAACACGCAGCGTATTCCCGCTACGCTCCACAATCCCGTATCCGCACGAAAGCGAGCCGGGGTCAATCCCGATGACCCTCACTGCCCTTCGCTCAACTCTTCAAGCAGTTTGTCGTCAATGTCAAAATTGGCGTAAACATTCTGAACGTCATCGCTGTCTTCAAGGGTTTCCACGAGTTGAATCATCTTGTTCGCCTCCCTGCCCTCTATTCTGACGTTGTTTGTGGGGATCATGGTTACGGCGGCCGCCTCGTGTTTGAAGCCCGCCGCTTCAAGCGACTGTTTCACTTTTTCAAAACTGTCAACCGCCGTTATTACCGCCGACTCGCCGTCTTCCGACAGAACATCGTCCGCGCCCGCCTCTATTGCCGCGTCAAAAAGTTTTTCCGCGTCAACATCAGCCGGGAAGTCTATCCTTCCCTTCATTTCAAACATCCAGGAGACGCAGCCGTTCTCGCCGAGGCTTCCGCCGTGCTTGCTGAATATGTGCCTTATGTCCGAAACGGTGCGGTTTTTGTTGTCCGTGAGGGCGCGCACGTAAACCGCGCTTCCGCCGGGGCCGTAGCCTTCGTAGAAAATTTCCTGAAAGTCCGCCCCGTCCGTGCCGCCGGAGCCGCGTTTAATTGCGCGGTCAATGGTGTCGCCGGGCATGTTGTGGCTCTTTGCGAGCGCGACCGCAGTCCGGAGGCGCGGGTTTGCCTCGGTGTCCGCGCCGCCCTGCCGGGCGGCGACCGTCAGCTCGCGTATGACCTTTGTGAACACCTTGCCGCGCTTGG
Encoded here:
- the ruvB gene encoding Holliday junction branch migration DNA helicase RuvB, whose protein sequence is MSGETENRAVSPEAEASERAGEERLRPEKLGDFLGQEKSKEKVAVFIGAAKKRKAAADHLLLCGPPGLGKTTLARIVAAELGAELHQTSGPVLERTGDLAAMLTGLGAGDVLFIDEIHRTNRIVEEYLYSAMEDFSIDLLMGEGPSARSMKITLEPFTLIGATTRTGLLTSPLHSRFGMELRLEYYEGAEIETIIKRSARIMGVEIDAAAAARIAERSRGTPRVANRLLRRARDYALVKADGNIGEKEATACLEMLEIDTMGLDGLDRAILEAIIVKFGGGPVGVETIAATVSEDRDTIEQVYEPFLLRCGLLEKTPRGRKAAPLAYSHLGMETPSGMQKRIL
- the ruvA gene encoding Holliday junction branch migration protein RuvA, which codes for MISLLKGKVVKKSPGSAVIEAGGVGYGFVPSARAFEEMPGEGKEAVLHIHTHLSVNAREGALELFGFSSGYEKEIFEKLLGVSGVGPRAALKILSCISAERLAEAVRKGDLDRRKITGLGPKRAAALMNELKGKVLPPPGPQTGETGDDAEAVFSVLRNYGFTAAEIRGAQREIEEEAKEAGSFEEAVKSALRVMRK
- the ruvC gene encoding crossover junction endodeoxyribonuclease RuvC, whose product is MRVIGIDPGSLSCGYGIVERSGNTLRVVESGAIRPKRSLPVSERLSEISVGISLKIRTFSPSCMSIEKVFMAKNSKSAIHLGQARGTALAAAGTASIEAHEYSSTGVKKSVTGNGRATKDEVKKMVSIMTGKREFASPDESDAIAVAICHINNADAAEKIPGFSAGRRQRRRFSPDDFPAERKGC
- a CDS encoding YebC/PmpR family DNA-binding transcriptional regulator; the encoded protein is MAGHSKWANIKHRKAAVDAKRGKVFTKVIRELTVAARQGGADTEANPRLRTAVALAKSHNMPGDTIDRAIKRGSGGTDGADFQEIFYEGYGPGGSAVYVRALTDNKNRTVSDIRHIFSKHGGSLGENGCVSWMFEMKGRIDFPADVDAEKLFDAAIEAGADDVLSEDGESAVITAVDSFEKVKQSLEAAGFKHEAAAVTMIPTNNVRIEGREANKMIQLVETLEDSDDVQNVYANFDIDDKLLEELSEGQ